In Sphaeramia orbicularis chromosome 7, fSphaOr1.1, whole genome shotgun sequence, one genomic interval encodes:
- the LOC115422168 gene encoding serine/threonine-protein kinase WNK2 isoform X8, with protein MDVEGDSKSEAHPTPKYPSVPNSQRELAINMYEAMGDGNVNLEDSSAVVRGGSDPSAYPSSSSYQKNVHQRFIRRSLWFSDADEQAFEAPECDNRSKVLNINLRTIVDRTRGTSCGIQEGSSTESQGGQKDSATESVSADEEKEKGGDALNVTCSGKSAIKAASEENEEEAEMKAVSTSPGGRFLKFDIELGRGSFKTVYKGLDTETWVEVAWCELQDRKLSKVERQRFKEEAEMLKGLQHPNIVRFYDFWESSLKGKKCIVLVTELMTSGTLKTYLKRFKVMKPKVLRSWCRQILKGLHFLHTRTPPIIHRDLKCDNIFITGPTGSVKIGDLGLATLKAASFAKSVIGTPEFMAPEMYEEHYDEAVDVYAFGMCMLEMATSEYPYSECQNAAQIYRKVTSGVKPASYNKVMDPEIKEIIGECICQKKEERYTIKDLLNHAFFAEDTGVRVELAEEDDGKKVSIALKLWVEDHKKLKGKYKESGAIEFTFDLEKEVPEVVAQEMVESGFFHESDAKTVGKSIRDRVALIKWRRERTVSAAVPLDQSEGGHRVQMTPSQGISAGVAHVGQPLLPDSEDPEADQHRLRNLPTSATSVTSDGTLDSGTGSTVYSDSHSSQQSVLYQSLLEPITMATQQLDQCQGPLLTTARPHSCEKGEVWKPTLNPELRTHLGAAARRGSAPVIDTHRANHIAQLHALIKSQRSISPTPRVSECQSELSPTEVCSETKDGFLSQSSLPVLQVTPFSSPSEFRRLSDTCIDSTKENLVGRAPSGRRHSDLSSLINLASHHNHLFAMQRGHMCQACLALIHLKTREVSNRHTSVLPTHLCPCDLRHTLSTGGITSSPGYGVNPCSDFSLLQKSLYNIISRKGAPCHITPTQTSLVHPSVAHRPGRSDGDGSLKRHLLSGSSVGDQETLQDCMNRCGAQEQQVTRAVGVASSAGHQNQPSVQGLPSSSNTAVHTPLQYIQPGQSYSAVPYGGHSSAAAPAPNNICSVNIQQTNNAASYTPPNVQQCPAVPQHVQSYQAPGQQQQQGAGQSSSFPVPIQQTCQTYMAPTQQVQSSSGYPNPAQQLSAAASLTVQQPAQSYPVASAAPTLAASAQCHPAQAPSSLQHVQATVQLQSQQPGQSSCTPALNSQQIPIQQEHQQSPPQNAQSSIQQQQQAGQGLISIPPNLQHSQETASTIHQQKTQQPVLQSLQSSTRQQELTPALQQHSQTSLQPPVPQQSQDLSQTAVQTPAPQPHPTASSAINVAAPHQSYPAAGLPDAASQTYAHSSLSGLQQQTAPAQSQYLPAQSNAASQTYGGASQLVTPQGISAASQHSQAAHISQQFQPNLCFAAFLNQNIAAGQHISQLGQDGQSYGLNVKQAASSAPSQPLPSQASVHQQLQPLQISSSLQTTHQSQFPSQYPTVQVLPAVTDCESSYPHCSVPHPSTSSSLNPIFLSPGQTLPVTPSVSPLSPLLIENIFTPSIPVSLIPSPTPVMGKVGPTSPQHHSTTAMLQSVRSDVSIPQPTFISPLPTHPLHAHTASVQNTHPPKNGSTQSLIQQVPQQNPVGPPGLVPPSHTVQASQLTQPAVSSSPVQIGSETGAVTTATQLDNKNPCQLPPQNQSQTHIQSQIPALHPSESQNASSGSASLTQQKQHSAVTGAVGQGPAETTVEDQAAEKHSAGQSYDSVNSDATSGKEMSDGYEGTHGSKGEGKVRKHHRRSTRTRSRQEKISRPKLSMLNVCNTGDKMVECQLETHNHKMVTFKFDLDGDAPEEIATYMVENDFILPLEKEVFIEQLKDIVEKAEDMLSEDTEGERSSDQGGSPKQSDGAGILGAEGLKATAPSSPQLVYQQNVLHTGKRWFIICPVDETPMFDKEKTTPQTSTAHESEKPVLSSARSNSSVAAVSTPAASLSSQSPSPSSLPSAAQSSVQPQDQNVGKARVQQPQPCVTKHNLAAAGVSHNTSLPAEEPCISAVSMVTEMPCCAIVPPVSLEVNASDKGAAGGLASSQTNQPNLKTSPTGELPPQVASHQSVVLQQPYAASMQPVTSQPQSPAHQSSQASQSSQVSTQQQSAASGGPGESDSEGPRRVEFVDRTIKTLDEKLRNLLYQEHAPAQSCSSTSDPQASTTEGVSATPVSDSQSTEGALTKKKAELLPQIPERTDAVGALSDSALAATNRVSSRRDATSTSSSCGSKSRFQIIPTPPDVICHLEKSKTSHSTCSSAAPSSGSGGSHSLTKGPGKTEKDGMLVGKSSVSAAPDDENAETSKPHSNRYSAPPNFYQATPTSSPDSTPCHIPRAQTIDTSTPRHYHHSSHLYSDSADEESSSIALPPHPTPPAHALSEHSGSDLMKRAVAFLRRTGRSKSEQSADSPSRQPVAMNGHAPSPSAGHAQSSYISSDNDSEFEDADMRKELQKLREKHMKEISELQAFQRSEIEHLYKELGKTLPPNVGLLHAAPPSGRRRRASKHKLKAGKLLNPMVQQLRNNLNTNSVERKGESAASSSGSPAKSSVLSDGSAHSSGSSSSGSQPSTAPEQVHTQQPCSLKGSFSSDNIYAGLHGDRMASQANVAQGWTVYHQTSERVTYKSSSKPRTRFLSGPVSLSILK; from the exons ATGGATGTGGAGGGTGATTCTAAATCAGAAGCCCACCCCACACCCAAATACCCCTCTGTGCCCAACTCCCAACGCGAACTGGCCATAAATATGTATGAGGCCATGGGTGATGGGAATGTCAATCTCGAGGACTCCTCTGCAGTAGTGAGAGGTGGGAGCGACCCCAGTGCGTACCCTTCATCATCCAGTTATCAGAAGAATGTGCATCAGAGATTCATCAGGAGAAGTCTGTGGTTCTCGGATGCGGACGAGCAGGCCTTTGAGGCTCCTGAGTGTGATAACAGGAGTAAGGTCCTCAACATAAACCTGCGGACAATAGTTGACAGGACACGAGGGACTAGTTGTGGGATACAGGAGGGTTCTAGTACTGAAAGTCAAGGTGGGCAAAAAGACAGTGCAACAGAAAGTGTCAGTGCTgatgaggagaaggagaaagGTGGAGATGCGTTGAATGTTACGTGCAGTGGTAAAAGTGCTATCAAAGCAGCCAGCGAGGAGAATGAGGAGGAGGCAGAGATGAAGGCAGTTTCCACATCTCCAGGGGGAAGGTTCCTCAAATTTGACATTGAGCTAGGAAGAGGGTCATTTAAGACTGTCTACAAAGGCCTGGATACCGAAACTTGGGTGGAAGTTGCCTGGTGTGAATTGCAG GATCGTAAGCTGTCAAAAGTGGAGAGACAGCGCTTTAAGGAGGAGGCAGAGATGTTGAAGGGTCTTCAGCATCCCAACATTGTACGTTTCTATGACTTTTGGGAGTCATCCCTCAAAGGAAAGAAATGTATTGTTTTAGTGACAGAACTCATGACATCAGGAACACTAAAAAC CTATCTCAAGCGTTTCAAGGTGATGAAGCCCAAGGTGCTGAGGAGCTGGTGTCGACAGATCCTGAAAGGCCTACATTTTCTCCATACTAGGACCCCTCCCATCATACATAGGGACCTCAAATGCGATAACATCTTTATCACCGGACCTACTGGCTCAGTCAAGATTGGTGATTTAGGACTGGCGACACTGAAGGCAGCTTCCTTTGCCAAAAGTGTCATTG GCACCCCAGAGTTCATGGCTCCAGAGATGTATGAGGAGCACTATGATGAGGCAGTTGATGTCTATGCCTTTGGGATGTGTATGCTGGAGATGGCCACCTCAGAATACCCCTACTCCGAGTGTCAAAATGCTGCTCAGATTTACCGCAAAGTTACTAGC GGAGTAAAACCGGCCAGCTACAACAAGGTCATGGATCCTGAAATCAAGGAGATTATTGGGGAGTGTATCTGCCAAAAGAAAGAGGAGCG CTACACCATCAAAGACCTGTTGAACCATGCCTTCTTTGCTGAGGACACAGGCGTTAGGGTGGAGCTAGCTGAGGAGGATGATGGGAAAAAGGTTTCAATAGCCCTGAAACTGTGGGTAGAAGACCACAAGAAGTTAAAAGGGAAATACAAGGAGAGTGGAGCCATCGAGTTTACTTTTGACTTGGAAAAGGAGGTCCCTGAAGTTGTGGCACAAGAGATG GTGGAGTCTGGCTTCTTCCACGAGAGTGATGCTAAGACTGTGGGAAAGTCGATCAGGGATCGTGTGGCACTGATCAAATGGAGGAGAGAGAGAACTGTGTCTGCTGCAGTTCCACTGGATCAGAGTGAAGGAGGCCACAGGGTTCAGATGACCCCATCTCAGGGCATCTCTGCTGGGGTTGCACATGTAGGACAGCCCCTTTTGCCTGATTCAGAAGACCCAGAGGCAGACCAGCACAGGCTGCGGAACCTACCAACCAGTGCTACATCAGTGACAT CCGACGGCACACTTGACAGTGGCACAGGCTCTACTGTGTACTCAGATTCACATAGCAGCCAACAGAGTGTCCTCTACCAGTCCCTGTTGGAGCCTATCACTATGGCAACACAGCAG CTTGATCAGTGCCAGGGACCTCTTCTGACAACAGCTCGTCCTCACTCGTGTGAGAAAGGTGAAGTGTGGAAGCCAACGCTGAACCCAGAGCTCAGGACTCATTTGGGAGCAGCAGCCCGGAGAGGAAGTGCCCCTGTTATTGACACTCATAGGGCAAACCACATTGCTCAACTCCATGCCCTCATTAAGTCTCAGAGATCAATCAGTCCTACCCCCAGAGTATCAGAGTGCCAGTCTGAGCTCAGCCCCACAGAGGTTTGCTCAGAGACTAAGGATGGGTTCCTTTCCCAGAGTTCACTCCCAGTGTTACAGGTCACCCCTTTTTCTTCACCTTCTGAATTCCGTCGCCTCAGTGACACCTGCATCGACTCTACTAAGGAAAATTTGGTAGGACGTGCACCAAGTGGACGCAGACACTCTGACTTAAGCAGTCTTATAAATCTTGCCTCTCATCACAACCATTTATTTGCCATGCAAAGAGGACACATGTGCCAAGCCTGCCTTGCTTTGATTCATCTGAAGACACGTGAAGTCAGTAACCGCCACACCTCTGTTTTGCCAACACATCTTTGTCCATGTGACCTGAGACACACCTTGTCTACAGGTGGTATAACATCCTCCCCTGGATATGGGGTGAACCCCTGTTCAGATTTCTCATTACTGCAGAAGTCACTGTACAATATAATTAGCCGCAAAGGAGCCCCGTGTCACATTACACCCACCCAGACCTCGCTGGTGCACCCCTCAGTTGCTCATAGGCCAGGCCGAAGTGATGGAGACGGGAGCCTGAAGAGGCATCTTCTGAGTGGCAGTTCAGTTGGGGACCAAGAAACCCTCCAGGACTGCATGAATAGATGCGGTGCTCAAGAGCAGCAAGTTACCAGGGCTGTCGGAGTG GCTAGTTCTGCAGGTCACCAGAATCAGCCATCTGTCCAGGGCCTGCCTTCTTCATCCAACACAGCAGTGCACACACCTCTGCAGTACATCCAGCCTGGACAGAGTTACTCTGCTGTTCCTTATGGTGGCCATTCAAGTGCTGCAGCACCAGCTCCTAACAATATTTGTTCAGTCAACATCCAGCAAACAAATAATGCTGCTAGCTACACCCCTCCTAATGTGCAACAGTGCCCAGCAGTACCCCAACATGTGCAAAGCTACCAAGCGCCAGGTCAACAACAGCAACAGGGAGCAGGACAAAGCTCTTCATTTCCTGTACCGATCCAGCAAACGTGTCAGACTTACATGGCTCCAACACAACAGGTTCAGTCTTCATCAGGATATCCTAATCCTGCTCAGCAACTGAGTGCAGCAGCTAGTCTGACAGTACAGCAGCCAGCACAAAGCTATCCTGTTGCATCTGCAGCACCAACATTGGCAGCCTCAGCTCAGTGTCATCCGGCACAGGCTCCCAGCTCACTGCAGCACGTCCAAGCCACAGTCCAACTGCAGAGTCAGCAGCCTGGCCAGAGCTCATGCACACCAGCACTTAACAGCCAACAGATACCTATTCAGCAAGAGCACCAACAGTCTCCACCACAAAATGCTCAGTCCAGTATTCAACAACAGCAACAAGCTGGGCAAGGCTTAATATCTATTCCGCCTAATCTCCAGCATAGCCAAGAAACTGCATCAACTATACAccaacaaaagacacaacagcCTGTCCTGCAAAGCCTGCAGTCTTCTACACGGCAACAAGAACTCACACCAGCTCTGCAACAGCACAGTCAGACATCTCTGCAGCCTCCAGTTCCACAGCAGAGCCAGGATTTATCCCAGACTGCAGTTCAGACTCCTGCTCCCCAGCCCCATCCAACAGCATCCTCGGCTATAAATGTTGCAGCTCCACATCAGAGTTACCCTGCTGCAGGCCTACCTGATGCTGCATCTCAGACCTATGCACATTCCTCCCTCAGTGGGCTGCAGCAGCAGACTGCTCCAGCTCAGAGCCAGTACCTGCCTGCACAGTCTAATGCTGCTTCACAGACTTATGGAGGAGCCAGCCAGTTAGTGACTCCCCAAGGCATTTCAGCTGCTTCCCAGCATAGCCAGGCTGCACACATATCACAACAG TTTCAACCCAATCTTTGCTTCGCTGCTTTCCTGAATCAG AATATTGCTGCTGGTCAACACATTTCACAACTAGGACAAGACGGACAGAGCTATGGGCTGAATGTCAAACAGGCAGCTTCCAGTGCACCATCCCAGCCTCTACCTTCTCAGGCTTCTGTCCACCAACAGCTCCAACCTCTGCAGATTTCATCTTCTTTACAAACAACACACCAGTCCCAG TTCCCTTCACAGTATCCCACAGTCCAGGTGTTGCCAGCTGTGACTGACTGTGAATCATCTTACCCTCACTGCTCTGTCCCCCACCCTTCAACCTCCTCTTCTCTCAATCCCATTTTCTTGTCTCCTGGCCAAACTCTTCCTGTAACTCCTTCTGTCTCTCCCCTTTCCCCCCTACTCATTGAAAACATTTTCACTCCATCAATTCCGGTTTCACTCATACCATCTCCCACACCTGTGATGGGTAAAGTGGGACCCACTTCTCCTCAGCACCACTCCACCACTGCCATGTTGCAGAGTGTTAGATCTGATGTTTCCATTCCACAACCTACATTTATTTCACCATTACCCACACACCCACTGCACGCACACACTGCCTCGGTCCAGAACACACACCCTCCCAAAAACGGAAGCACTCAGTCCCTGATACAG CAGGTTCCCCAGCAGAACCCCGTTGGCCCCCCTGGGCTTGTCCCCCCTTCCCACACAGTCCAGGCTTCTCAGCTTACACAACCAGCAGTGTCCTCTTCACCCGTGCAGATTGGCTCTGAGACAGGAGCTGTAACCACTGCTACCCAGCTGGACAATAAGAATCCATGCCAGCTGCCCCCACAGAACCAGAGTCAGACTCATATTCAGAGCCAGATTCCTGCACTGCACCCTTCTGAGTCTCAGAATGCATCATCAGGATCTGCCAGTTTGACTCAGCAGAAACAGCATAGTGCTGTGACAGGAGCTGTTGGTCAGGGTCCAGCAGAGACCACTGTGGAG GATCAAGCTGCAGAGAAACACTCAGCAGGACAGAGCTATGACAG TGTCAACTCGGATGCTACTTCAGGAAAAGAGATGAGTGATGGTTATGAGGGGACACATGGAAGCAAAGGCGAGGGGAAAGTCCGCAAACACCACCGCAGATCTACACGTACTCGCTCTCGACAGGAGAAGATTAGCAGGCCAAAGCTCAGCATGCTCAAC GTGTGTAACACTGGGGATAAGATGGTAGAGTGTCAGTTGGAAACGCACAACCATAAGATGGTCACTTTCAAGTTTGACTTGGATGGAGATGCACCAGAAGAAATAGCTACATACATG GTGGAAAATGATTTCATTCTGCCGCTGGAAAAAGAGGTGTTTATTGAGCAGCTGAAGGACATTGTGGAAAAGGCTGAGGACATGCTGAGTGAAGACACTGAGGGTGAGAGGAGCTCTGACCAGGGAGGCAGTCCCAAACAAAGTGATGGAGCTGGCATTCTGGGAGCAGAG GGTTTGAAGGCCACTGCACCCAGCTCCCCACAGCTAGTGTACCAGCAAAatg TCCTCCACACTGGCAAACGCTGGTTTATCATCTGTCCAGTGGATGAAACTCCCATGTTCGACAAAGAGAAGACTACACCTCAGACCTCTACAGCCCATG AATCTGAAAAGCCTGTGTTATCATCAGCCAGGTCCAACAGCAGTGTTGCTGCAGTGTCTACCCCAGCTGCATCTTTATCCTCACAGAGCCCGTCCCCCTCCTCTCTGCCCTCTGCAGCCCAGTCATCAGTACAACCTCAGGACCAAAATGTGGGCAAAGCTAGGGTCCAGCAGCCACAGCCCTGTGTAACAAAACATAACCTTGCTGCTGCAGGTGTCAGCCATAACACCTCCCTTCCTGCAGAGGAGCCTTGCATCTCAGCTGTCTCTATGGTAACAGAGATGCCATGCTGTGCTATTGTGCCACCTGTCTCTCTAGAGGTGAATGCCAGTGATAAAGGGGCAGCTGGTGGTTTGGCCTCTTCTCAAACTAATCAGCCTAACCTGAAGACCAGTCCTACTGGAGAACTACCCCCTCAGGTGGCTTCCCATCAATCTGTGGTTCTGCAGCAACCTTACGCTGCATCAATGCAGCCAGTGACGTCCCAGCCCCAAAGTCCAGCCCATCAATCTTCCCAGGCCTCTCAGAGTTCCCAGGTGTCAACCCAGCAGCAGTCAGCAGCAAGTGGTGGACCAGGGGAGTCAGATAGTGAGGGACCACGAAGGGTGGAGTTTGTCGACCGCACCATCAAGACTCTGGATGAGAAACTAAGAAACCTTTTGTACCAGGAGCATGCTCCAGCCCAGTCTTGCAGTTCTACCTCTGACCCCCAGGCCTCCACCACAGAGGGAGTGAGCGCAACACCAGTCTCAGACAGCCAAAGCACCGAGGGAGCACTTACAAAGAAGAAGGCAGAGCTGCTG CCTCAGATACCTGAGCGTACAGATGCTGTGGGTGCACTAAGTGACTCTGCCTTGGCAG CCACTAATAGGGTTTCAAGCAGAAGAGATGCAACTTCCACCTCAAGTTCATGTGGTTCCAAGAGCCGTTTTCAA ATCATCCCCACCCCACCGGATGTTATTTGCCATTTAGAGAAAAGCAAGACGAGCCACAGTACCTGTAGTTCTGCAGCACCCTCTAGTGGTTCTGGAGGGTCTCACAGTCTGACGAAAGGCCCAGGCAAGACTGAGAAAGATGGTATGCTTGTTGGCAAGTCATCTGTATCTGCTGCACCAGATGATGAGAATGCAGAAACCTCCAAACCCCACAGCAACCGTTACTCCGCCCCGCCTAACTTCTACCAGGCCACCCCTACTTCCAGCCCAGATAGCACCCCTTGCCATATTCCCCGTGCCCAGACCATAGACACCTCCACACCTCGCCACTACCACCACTCCTCTCACCTGTACTCTGATTCAGCAGATGAAGAAAGCAGCAGCATAGCCCTCCCTCCCCACCCTACTCCCCCTGCCCATGCCCTGTCTGAACACAGCGGAAGCGACCTCATGAAGAGGGCAGTGGCTTTCCTGCGGCGTACCGGCCGGAGCAAAAGTGAGCAGAGCGCTGATTCACCGAGCCGGCAGCCTGTGGCAATGAACGGTCATGCTCCTTCGCCTTCTGCAGGACATGCCCAGTCATCCTACATTAGCAGTGACAATGATTCTGAGTTTGAGGATGCAGACATGAGGAAAGAACTGCAGAAACTGAGAGAAAA ACACATGAAGGAAATCTCAGAGCTGCAGGCCTTCCAAAGGAGTGAGATTGAGCATCTGTACAAGGAACTGGGTAAAACTCTGCCTCCGAATGTAGGCCTTCTTCATGCTGCACCTCCAAGTGGCCGCAGACGCAGGGCTAGCAAACATAAGCTGAAGGCTGGAAAACTGCTCAATCCAATGGTGCAGCAGCTCAGAAACAACCTCAACACCAACAGTGTTGAGAGAAAAG gtGAGAGTGCTGCCAGTTCTTCTGGCTCTCCTGCTAAAAGTTCAGTTTTATCAGATGGCTCGGCCCACTCCAGTGGAAGCTCCAGCTCTGGCAGTCAGCCCAGCACTGCCCCAGAGCAGGTCCATACCCAACAGCCTTGTTCCTTGAAGGGGTCTTTTTCCTCAGACAACATATATGCTGGTCTACACGGTGACAGAATGGCTTCCCAAGCTAACGTTGCCCAAG GCTGGACGGTTTACCACCAAACGTCAGAGAGAGTCACCTATAAGTCTAGTAGCAAACCACGCACTAGATTCCTCAGTGGACCTGTGTCTCTGTCcatct TAAAATAA